CGAGGCGGCACAATTCCTCAGCCGCTATCCCGATACCGGCTCTCTCGACGCCATCCTTCCCGACCTTTCCGGCGTGATCCGCGGCAAACGCTATCCCATCGCAGAGCTCGGCCAGGTGATGCGCTCCGGCTTCGCCATCCCCGGGTCGGTCTTCCTGCTCGACACCATGGGCGAGAGCCACGACCCGGACGGGAAGGGCTTTTCCGATGGCGATCCGGACTATCAGGCGAAGGTCGTTCCCGGCAGCCTGCTGCCGGTGCCCTGGGCGCAGCGCCCCCTGGCGCAGGTCATGGTCACGCTGGTCGACGACGACGGCGAACCCTACTACTACGAGCCCCGCAACGTCCTGCGCCGGACCGTCCAGCGCCTGGACGACCTGGGCCTGAAGCCGGTGGTCGCCTTCGAGCTGGAATTCTACCTGATCGACCGTGAGCGTCTGCCCGGCGGCGAGCCGCAACCACCTCTCTCTCCAGCGACCGGCCGCCGCGACGTCCACACCCAGGTCTACGGCATGAAGACCCTGGATGCCTACGACGCCATGCTGGACGACATCACCAAGGCCTGCGAGATCCAGGAGGTCCCCACCGGCGCCATGACGGCGGAATACGCCGCCGGGCAGTTCGAGATCAACCTGGAGCATGTCGACGACCCGCTGCAGGCGGCCGACGACTGCGTCCTGTTCAAGCGCATTGTGCAGGGCGTGGCGCAGAAGCACGGCTTCCAGGCCACCTTCATGGCCAAGCCCTACCTCGAGCGTGCCGGCAACGGCATGCACATCCACGTCAGCCTGCTGGACAAGAACGGGCGCAACGTTTTCGACGGCGGCGAAGCTGTCGCCAGCGACACCCTGCGCCACGCCATCGGCGGCGTGCTGGAGGTCATGCCGGAGTCCATGGCCTTCCTGGCGCCCAACATCAATTCCTACCGGCGCTACCTGCCGGACATCTTCGTACCGACTCAGCGGAGCTGGGGTTTCGAGAACCGCTCGGTCGCCCTGCGCATCCCGGCCGGCGGCGGCGACGCCCGGCGCATCGAACACCGCATGGCCGGCGCCGACGCCAACCCCTACTTGGTGCTCGCCACCATGCTGGCCGGCATCCACAAAGGGATTACCGGGAAGATCGACCCGGGCGAGCCCTGGGACGGCAATGCGGCGGAGGAATACGACGAGTCGCTGCCCTTCCGGCCGCGCCGCGCGCTCGAAAATCTGACCGAGGGTTGCGGCCTGGCCGACTACATGGGCGCCGATTATCTGCGGGCCTACGCCGCCTGCAAGGAAGCCGAACTCGACAGCTTCGAGTCCCAGATTTCTCCCCTGGAGTACGCCTGGTTCCTGCAGGCCGATTGAGGCATACCCCTTGTCAGGCGCGTGATCGGAGTCATCTCATAGATTAAGGTGGCGAACGAAGACGGGCGGAAGGGACCGGATGCCGGACGGAAGCGACAGCCTGGCGGTCAAGGCGGTGAGCAGGATTGCCGAAGTGCCGGCGCCCGACTGGGACGCCTGCGCCGGCGGCAATCCTTTCGTCAGCCACGCTTTCCTGGACGCGCTGGAGCAAAGCGGCTCGGCCACCGCAGACAGCGGCTGGCTGCCGCAGCACCTGGTGCTGGAAAACCCCTCAGGCAGGCCAGGGAACAGTCTCTTGGGCTGCGTGCCGCTCTACCTCAAGAGCCATTCCTACGGCGAGTACGTCTTCGACTGGAACTGGGCCGACGCCTACGAGCGTGCCGGCGGCCGCTACTATCCGAAGCTGCAGTGCTCGGTGCCCTTCACCCCGGCGACGGGACCGCGCCTGCTGGTCAACCCCGGCGCCAACCGGCAAGAGGTCATGACCGGCCTGGTCGCGGCCATGCTGGAGTTGGCGCGGCGTCACCAGGTCTCCTCCCTGCACATCACCTTTCCCCCCAAGGCGCAGTTCGACGCCCTGGGCGATTTCGGCCTGCTGCAGCGCCTGGGCGTGCAATATCACTGGCGCAACCGCGGCTACGGCACCTTCGACGACTTCCTGGCGGACCTCGCCTCGCGCAAGCGCAAGGCCATCAAGAAGGAACGCCGCAAGGTGGCGGAGAGCGGCATCCGCCTGCGGCCCTTGAGCGGCGCGGAGATCGAGCCGCGCCATTGGGACGCCTTCTTCGAGTTCTACATGGCCACCGCCGACCGCAAGTGGGGCCAGCCCTATCTGACGCGCGAGTTCTTCCACCTGCTGGGCGAGCGCCTGGCCGACCAGGTGGTGCTGGTCATGGCCGACTACGAGGGCGAACTGGTGGCCGGCGCCCTGAACCTGAAGTCCGGCGACACCCTCTACGGGCGCAACTGGGGCTGCCTGGAGCGCTTCAAGTTCCTGCACTTCGAGACCTGCTACTACCAGGCCATCGACTACGCCATCGCCCAGGGCCTGGAGTGGGTCGAGGCCGGCGCCCAGGGCGAACACAAGATCCAGCGCGGCTACCTGCCGAGGCCGACCTACAGCGCCCACTGGATCGCCGACCCCAACTTCAGCCACGCCGTCGAGGAGTTCCTGGCGCGCGAGCGCGACGCCATCCGGCACGAGATCGACTACCTGAGTGAGCACAGCCCCTTCAAGGACGGCCCTACGCCGTGACGCCGCATTCTCTGCCGTTCACCCTTCTTTTTCGGCGCTTGGCAGGGTGAAGGCGGTCAGCAGTAGCGCTCCGGTCCGACCCACTGCGCCTCGTTGTAGCGGTCGCCGTGGGCCCAGCCGACGGGCAGCGTTTCCTCGATGCGGGCCATGTCGGCCTGCGACAGCTCCAGCGCGCCGCCGGCGGCCAGTTCCTTCAGGTGACCGACCGAACGGGTGCCGGGAATGGCGATCACCGCCGGGCTGACATGCAGCAGCCAGGCGATGCTGAGCGCGGCGGCGCTGGTCCCCATCTCCGCCGCCAGGGCGCGGAAAGCAGCGGTGATCTTCAGGTTGACCGAGAAATTGGGCTCCTGGAAGCGTGGGTTGCCCTTCAGGAAGCCGGACTCGGCGACGCTCCCGGCGGTCGGCGGCGCGTCGGTCAGCAGGCCGCGGCCGACGGGCGAAAAGGCGACCAGGCTGGTGCCCAAGGCCTCGCAGGTCTGCACCAGGCCCAGCTCCGGCGAACGGGTGGACAGTGAGTACTCCGACTGCACGGCGGTCACCGGATGCACCATGGCGGCGCGGCGCAGCGAGGAGGGCGCGATCTCGGAAAACCCGATACCGCGCGTCTTGCCCGCCTTGACGAAGCCGGCCAGGGTCTCCGCCACCTCTTCGATGGGGAGACCCGGGTCGCGGCGGTGAACGTAGAAGAGGTCGACACAATCCACGCCCAGCTTCTTCAGGCTGGCGTCCAGCTCCGCCTCCAGATGGGCAGCGGAATTGTCGAAGCCGCGCCGCCCCTCGGCATCCCGCTTGATCGAAGCCTTGGTGGCGATGCGGAACAGCCCTTCCCTGGCCCTGCCCTGCTTGGCCAGGAAGCTGCCGATGACCTTCTCCGACAGGCCCATGCCGTAGACGTTGGCCGTATCGATATGATCTATGCCATGGTCCAGCGCCGCGGTCAGAACTGCGTGGGAGGCTTCTTCGGTTGTCGGCCCGTAGAAATCCGTGAACGACATGGCACCGACCCCGACGGCCGAGACCCGGGGCCCGCCGGGGCCGAGTATCCGCTTCTGCATAATCGCAACCGCCTCCCGCTTATCCTGTCCGCCGACAATTTACCTCAAGGAGAATCGTGCTCAACCTGGAACAATAGTGCCCTCTTCCCTGACGGCAGGCCCTGGGGATGATCCGGGGGCCGTCTTCGTAGAATCCCGCAGAGAACGCGGAGGAGTAGAATGACCCGAAATCGCTGGCTCCAAGGCGCCTTGGCCGCCTTGCTTGTTTTTCATGTCGCAGGCGCGGTGGCGCCCCCCCGGGCCGCTCAAGCGGCGACCCAGCTTGAAACCGCCTATGTGCGGGGCGTCCAGAAGGAGCTGCTGGCCCACGGCTACCATCCGGGGCCGGTCGACGGCATCGCCGGACGGCAGACCCGCGCGGCGGTGCGCGCCTACCAGCGCGACGCCGGCCTGCCGGCCGACGGCGTCGCCGGCAAGCGTCTGCTCGATCACCTGAAATTCGCCCAGCCGAAGACCTATGCCTTCGGTCAGCCGGTCATGGGTCACGTCCTGGACCTGCAGCGCGAGCTGGCCAAGCGCAACTATTACCTCGGCCCGCACGACGGCCTGGCCGGGCCGCAGACCTATGACGCCCTCAGGCGCTTCCAGGCGGATGCGGGGCTGCCCCGCGACGACCGCATCGACGGTATTCTGGTGCAGAAGGTCCGCGACGCCCCGGCGGAGGTCGAGGCAGACCTCGAGGCGCGGCCCTACGATTGGCGGCCGCAGCAATCGATGACGGTCACCCCGCCCGCCGCGC
The sequence above is drawn from the Pelagibius sp. CAU 1746 genome and encodes:
- a CDS encoding aldo/keto reductase, which produces MQKRILGPGGPRVSAVGVGAMSFTDFYGPTTEEASHAVLTAALDHGIDHIDTANVYGMGLSEKVIGSFLAKQGRAREGLFRIATKASIKRDAEGRRGFDNSAAHLEAELDASLKKLGVDCVDLFYVHRRDPGLPIEEVAETLAGFVKAGKTRGIGFSEIAPSSLRRAAMVHPVTAVQSEYSLSTRSPELGLVQTCEALGTSLVAFSPVGRGLLTDAPPTAGSVAESGFLKGNPRFQEPNFSVNLKITAAFRALAAEMGTSAAALSIAWLLHVSPAVIAIPGTRSVGHLKELAAGGALELSQADMARIEETLPVGWAHGDRYNEAQWVGPERYC
- a CDS encoding glutamine synthetase family protein, whose protein sequence is MPDTTSKLPAEAAQFLSRYPDTGSLDAILPDLSGVIRGKRYPIAELGQVMRSGFAIPGSVFLLDTMGESHDPDGKGFSDGDPDYQAKVVPGSLLPVPWAQRPLAQVMVTLVDDDGEPYYYEPRNVLRRTVQRLDDLGLKPVVAFELEFYLIDRERLPGGEPQPPLSPATGRRDVHTQVYGMKTLDAYDAMLDDITKACEIQEVPTGAMTAEYAAGQFEINLEHVDDPLQAADDCVLFKRIVQGVAQKHGFQATFMAKPYLERAGNGMHIHVSLLDKNGRNVFDGGEAVASDTLRHAIGGVLEVMPESMAFLAPNINSYRRYLPDIFVPTQRSWGFENRSVALRIPAGGGDARRIEHRMAGADANPYLVLATMLAGIHKGITGKIDPGEPWDGNAAEEYDESLPFRPRRALENLTEGCGLADYMGADYLRAYAACKEAELDSFESQISPLEYAWFLQAD
- a CDS encoding peptidoglycan-binding domain-containing protein; this translates as MTRNRWLQGALAALLVFHVAGAVAPPRAAQAATQLETAYVRGVQKELLAHGYHPGPVDGIAGRQTRAAVRAYQRDAGLPADGVAGKRLLDHLKFAQPKTYAFGQPVMGHVLDLQRELAKRNYYLGPHDGLAGPQTYDALRRFQADAGLPRDDRIDGILVQKVRDAPAEVEADLEARPYDWRPQQSMTVTPPAAPKPKAAPRAEDKHPAPDFSDT
- a CDS encoding GNAT family N-acetyltransferase, with the translated sequence MPDGSDSLAVKAVSRIAEVPAPDWDACAGGNPFVSHAFLDALEQSGSATADSGWLPQHLVLENPSGRPGNSLLGCVPLYLKSHSYGEYVFDWNWADAYERAGGRYYPKLQCSVPFTPATGPRLLVNPGANRQEVMTGLVAAMLELARRHQVSSLHITFPPKAQFDALGDFGLLQRLGVQYHWRNRGYGTFDDFLADLASRKRKAIKKERRKVAESGIRLRPLSGAEIEPRHWDAFFEFYMATADRKWGQPYLTREFFHLLGERLADQVVLVMADYEGELVAGALNLKSGDTLYGRNWGCLERFKFLHFETCYYQAIDYAIAQGLEWVEAGAQGEHKIQRGYLPRPTYSAHWIADPNFSHAVEEFLARERDAIRHEIDYLSEHSPFKDGPTP